AAGCAGATTTGAATGATCGACTATCTGCAACTCTTGCCTTATACGATCTAAGCCGCTCTAACGTGTTAACCGATGACCCAATCAATGAGGGTTTTTCTATCCAAACAGGCAAGCAAAAGAGCCAAGGTATTGAACTAAATATTTCGGGTGAAATTCTACCAGGTTGGAACGTATTTGGTGGCTATGCTTACACAAATGCGCGAATTACAGAAGATGAAACTTTTGATGTTGATAATCGCCTGAGTAGTACTCCTGAAAATGCTTTTAACTTATGGACAACCTATGAAATTCAACAAGGTTCTTTGCAAGGGTTAGGCTTTGGCTTGGGATTATATTTTGTAGGAGAACAGCAAGGCGATTTGGCTAATACATTTCAACTTCCTAGCTATTTTCGCACTGATGCCTCGATTTTTTACAAGCGCGATCGCTTCAGAGCTGCTCTAAATTTTAGGAATCTCTTTGACGCAGATTACTTTGAAGCCGCGACAAGCAGACTTCGCGTTTTCTATGGCGAACCATTCACCGTGCAAGGAACGGTTTCCTGGGAGTTTTAGTAGCTGACACCACCCTTAATTCCCAAAAACCCTCACTCCTCACTCCTTACCCCTCACCCCTTCTGATATAATCGCAGGCTATGCGTTGGGAGACAGGCAACATGGCATGGCATGAGATAAGCGGTGGAATCACTGCGCCAAGGGGTTACAAAGCGGCAGGCATTAGAGCGGGGTTAAAGCCTTCAGGACTACCAGATTTAGCCCTAATTTTGTCAGATGTAGAAGCGATCGCCGCAGGTGTGTTTACCACATCTCAAGTCCGTGCTGCTTGTGTCGATTACTGCAAGCAAAGGTTACAAGACAAACCCAGCGCCCGTGCAATTCTTTGCAATGCAGGGCAAGCTAATGCTGCTACGGGTTCTCAAGGCTGGTTGGATGCCCTAGAGTGTGCGATGGCACTGGGGCAAGCATTGAGTATTCCCTCAGAATCGGTGTTGCTTGCCTCTACTGGGGTAATTGGCAAAAGAATTGTGATGGACAAGATGCACGCAGGCATTCCCCAACTAGTTGCAGAGGCTTCCGAAACAGGTGGAGATGCGGCTGCACAAGCGATCGTCACTACAGATTTAGTCACAAAATCGATTGCTTTAGAAACAACAATGGGCGATCGCCCCGTGCGAATTGGTGGTATTGCTAAGGGTTCGGGCATGATCCACCCCAACATGGCAACGATGTTAGCTTTTGTTACCTGCGATGCGGCTGTCTCTCCCGCATTATGGCAACATATGTTGAGTCGAGCTGCCGATAAAAGTTTTAACCAAATCACCGTTGATGGCGATACCAGTACCAACGATTGTTTAATTGCCTTAGCCAACGGACAATCGCGCACCCCAGCAATTACCGAAATGGGTGCAGAGGCAGAAAAATTAGAAGCAATGCTCACAGCCGTGTGCCAGCATCTAGCCAAAGCGATCGCCCGCGACGGTGAAGGGGCAACTTGTTTAATTGAAGTGCAAGTATCAGGGGCAACCGACGAAAAAGCCGCGCGTCAGGTAGCAAAAACCATCGCTGGTTCTTCTCTAGTTAAATCAGCCATTTTCGGACGCGATCCCAACTGGGGTAGAATTGCAGCTGCGGCGGGACGTGCGGGAGTACCTTTCGAGCAGGAACATCTCAGAATTCAATTAGGAGATTTTCTCTTAATGGAAAACGGACAGCCCTTAGACTTCGATCGCGCTGCTGCTAGTGCATACTTAAAGCAAAAAGCAGCACAAAAGTCTCAAGTAGAAACCGTTAGTACTGCCCAGAGCAACGAATTATTAGCGGTTAAAGATGGAGAAACACAAGCTTTCGAGCGTCAAAGCGGAGGCGATCGCTTTCAAGACGAAACCGTTTTAATTGCCGTCAGCATTGGCAGTGGTTTCGGTTCTGGCATAGCCTGGGGCTGCGATCTCAGCTACGATTACGTGAAGATTAACGCTGAATATACGACGTGAAGATGTAGAGACGTTGCACGCAACGTCTCTACATCTAACGTTGCAACAACACGCTGACAGTCGTTTTCAATTCTGTCCCGCCACTTTCAATAAATAATTTACCTCCATGTAATTCTGTGATGCGTTTTGCCAAAATTAAACCCAAGCCTAAACCCTGTTGTTCGTAAAATTTGCGCTCGAATTGCATATAACCGCCAATACTAGCAATTTGTTCGTTAGACATAGCGCGTCCGTAGTTAGTAATACTAATTTTGAATCCATCTTTTTCAGTGGCAGCTTTGACATGAACAGATGTGCCAGCTTCAGAGAATTTAAAAGCATTGTCGATAATTTCTTCGATCGCTTTTTTCAAGTCTCGCTTCGCAATTTTGACGTTAGAATTAGCAACTTGTAAAATTAAATCTGCTTCTCGTTGATATTG
This window of the Chroococcidiopsis thermalis PCC 7203 genome carries:
- the argJ gene encoding bifunctional ornithine acetyltransferase/N-acetylglutamate synthase, with product MRWETGNMAWHEISGGITAPRGYKAAGIRAGLKPSGLPDLALILSDVEAIAAGVFTTSQVRAACVDYCKQRLQDKPSARAILCNAGQANAATGSQGWLDALECAMALGQALSIPSESVLLASTGVIGKRIVMDKMHAGIPQLVAEASETGGDAAAQAIVTTDLVTKSIALETTMGDRPVRIGGIAKGSGMIHPNMATMLAFVTCDAAVSPALWQHMLSRAADKSFNQITVDGDTSTNDCLIALANGQSRTPAITEMGAEAEKLEAMLTAVCQHLAKAIARDGEGATCLIEVQVSGATDEKAARQVAKTIAGSSLVKSAIFGRDPNWGRIAAAAGRAGVPFEQEHLRIQLGDFLLMENGQPLDFDRAAASAYLKQKAAQKSQVETVSTAQSNELLAVKDGETQAFERQSGGDRFQDETVLIAVSIGSGFGSGIAWGCDLSYDYVKINAEYTT